AGGGCGCTCCAGTGCAAGACGGGTGACCTGCTGGCGCAGGACCAGGAGACTGCCGACAGCAAGGAGCATGTACTGCATGCGCTTGGCATCGCGGCCGGCAACCTTCGCCGCCGCCTGGGCGAATCTCTGGAATCTCTTGAGAAGTATGACGCGCCGCCCGAGGGCGTTACCACGGGATCGCTCGAAGCGCTGGAGGCCTACGGCCTTGGCAGACAGGCGCAAGACCGTGGAGATGGTCCCGCCGCCATCGCCTATTTCAAGCAGGCCATCTCCCACGATCCGGAGTTTGCGATGGCCTACGGCCGCCTGGGAGTCTGCGATTCCAGCCAGGAGGGCGTCTTGGCGACGCGCAAGGCCTACGAGCTACGCGGCCGGGTAAGCGACCGGGAGAGGCTCTATCTTGAGTCGCACTATGAGCAGTACGCCACGGGCAATCTGCCGGCTGCTCGCAAGATCCTCGAGACCTGGGCTGAGACCTATCCTCATGACGGCGATCCCGTCGCGAATCTGCTCAAGCTCTATCTCACGACTGGAGAGTACGAGCGCGCATTCACCATGGTGCAGTCGCTGGTGAAGAACAGCCCTGCCACGCCTGTTGTCAACACCTCTCGGCTCGCTACGACACTGCTCTTTCTGAATCGAGTCGAAGAATCGAAGGCGGTGCTGCTTGATGCGGTCGCGCGGCACAACGATAGCCCCGTTCACCACTACTATCTCTATGAGATCGACTTCCTTCAGAAAGACAGTGCGGCGATGGCGTCTGAAGCCTCGTATCTTCGAGCGCAGCCGGGTTGGAGCGGCAACATGCTCGAACTCGAGTCGCTAAGCGCGAGTTCCTTCGGGAAGTTCGCGCTCGCGCGCTCGCTCAATGAACAGTCCGTCCAGGACTTCCTTCGCGAACAGGATTCCGAAGATGCTGCTGGCAGCCTGGCGGAGATTGCGCTTGAGGAGGCCTTGGCGGGCAACGTTCAGGTTGCCAGAAAGAAGGCGAAAGCGAGTCTCGACCTATCCAGAAGCTCCGAGGTGGAAACGCTGGCCGGTATGGCGCAGGCGCTCTCTGGCGACCGCACTGCCGCGGCGATTACTTCGGCGGACATCAACCGGCGCTTTCCGGAAGACACGCTTGCACAGGTTGCGGTCTCGATTATCCGCGCCTGCGCTCTGCTCGGCGACGGCAAGTCTCCAGACGGCGCGCGACGAGCACTCGAAGCGCTGGCACCGACCTCCCCCTATTCCATGAGCGGTAACCTCTCGTTGGTGCCGGTCTACGTTCTCGGACAAGCCTACCTGGCCTCCGGGCAAAGTGAGAACGCTAGTTCGGCGTTTCAAAACATCCTCGATCACTACGGCGTGACGCGGAACTATATCACTGGCCCCGTCGCAAGGTTAGGCCTGGCAAGAGCCGAAGAACAGGCCGGCGAGAGGGCAAAGGCGAGGGCCGACTATGCTGTATTCTTGCGCCTCTGGCGGGACGCTGATGCCCGCCTTCCGATGCTGAGAGCGGCCCAGACATCTGCCAACCGAATCGGGCCTTAAATTCTCTCTGGCTATGTTGCTCGCGACCTGATCCACTTATTTTTTGCCTCCAGCCGATCAATTTCCGCGCAAGACGAAATTGTGTTGCATGCCCAACTGCATCGTCCAGCAGATCCGTTGCCGGGCGAGACGCAAGGAGATGCCGTCAGCAGCAGAGCCTTCTTCGGCACATCATTCTCGTTAAGTACATGATGTCGGTTATAAAAGCGATTGAACTGCAGCACCGGCGTAAATGCATACTTTGCCAGGTATTTTCAATCCGCCGCGATCCCATCTACGCTCCTTGAGTGCATTGGCGATTATGCAGGAAGTCTCTTCCGAAGCGATATGGGTGTTCGCCTTAGTCGATTGCAGAATAAGTCTGGCGCCATGATAGAGTGCGGTCACGCAAAGAATCAGAAAATGGCAAGAACGGGAGGAATATACTTGGCACTCACCATCACCGGCCTCTCAAAGACGTACCCCAATGGCGTGAAAGCGCTGAAAAACCTCTCGCTCACCATCGGCAACAACATGTTCGGGCTGCTCGGCCCGAACGGCGCGGGCAAAAGCAGCCTGATGCGCACCGTCGCCACGCTACAGGACCCCGACACCGGCACCATCTTTCTCGATGGCCTCGACGTGCTCAAGGAGAAGGCCGCCATCCGCAAGGTACTCGGCTATCTGCCGCAGGAGTTCGGCGTCTACCCGAAGATGTCCGCGCTTGACATGCTCCATCACCTCGCCATCATGAAGGGCATCACCAACAAGACCGAACGCAACCAGATGGTCGACGCGCTGCTGAACCAGACCAACCTCTGGGCCGCCCGCAAGAAGGCGCTCAGCACCTACTCCGGCGGCATGAAGCAGCGCTTCGGCATCGCGCAGGCACTGCTCGCCAACCCCAAGCTCATCATCGTCGACGAACCCACCGCCGGCCTCGATCCCGCCGAGCGCAACCGCTTCCTGAACCTGCTCAGCTCCATCGGCTCGAACGTCACCGTCATCCTTTCCACGCACATCGTCGAGGACGTCCGCGAGCTCTGCCCCCGCATGGCGATCATCGCCTCAGGCGAGGTGCTACTCGAAGGCTCACCCGCCGAATCGCTCGACGCGCTGAAGGGCAAGATCTGGAGCAAGGTCGTCTCGACCGACGACGAACTCCGCGCGCTCGAAGCCAGCCTCAGCGTCATCTCGACCCACCTCGTCGGCGGCCTGCACGAGGTCCGCATCTACGCCGACTCCAGCCCCGGCGAAGGCTTCATCCCCGTCGACTCCGGCCTCGAAGACGTCTACTTCCTTAACCTCGCCAAACAGGCGAAGAACTAGCCCAGGAGATAGCGTCATGACCCAGTTCTGGGAGTTCTTCACCTTCGAGCTAAAGTTCCGCGCCAAGAGCATCTCCACCTACGTCTACTTCCTGCTCTGGTTTTCGCTGTCGTTCATGTGCATCGCCGTGGACGACTTCCTCAACACCGGCAACGACAAAGTCCTGCTTAACGGTCCGCTCGCCACCAGCGTCATCTACATCCTCTTCAGCTTCTTCGGCTCCATTGTCATCGCGGCGATCTTCGGCACATCGATCCTGCGAGACTTCCAGCGAGACACCTACCAGCTCATCTTCACCAAGCCCATCACCAAGTTCTCCTACCTCGGCGGTCGCTGGGCGGGTTCTTTTGTCACCGCCGTCTTTTGTTTCAGCGGTCTCGTCTTCGGCGAAGCGACCGGCACCTTCGCGCCCTGGGCCGACCACGCTCGCATCGCGCACGGTGCCTTCCACTGGTATCTTCATGCCTTCTTCGCCGTAACCGTGGTCCAGATCTTCTTCCTCGGTTCGATCTTCTTCACCGTGGCAGCGCTCACTCGCAAGCTGGTGATCGTGTACCTTCAGGGCGTCATCTTCTTCGTCGCCTACCTCATCTTCCAGGCCGTCTTCGCTGCTACCGGGTCGCTCGAACACTTCTGGTCGGCCATCTTCGATCCCGTCGGTCTTCGCCTGCTGAATGTCGTCACGAAATACTGGACCCCCGTGGAGCAGAACACGCTACAGCTTCCGTGGTCGGGCGTCTTCCTCTACAACCGCCTTATCTGGAGCGGCGTCGGCATCCTAAGCCTCGTCACGGTGATGGTACTCTTTCCCATCTCGGTCGAAGCCTTGACCGCTGTCTCCCAAGGACGTCGCGCGGCCCGCGAACGCCAGAACGACGCTGCGACCCCGCGTGCTGCCCGCTCACTGGTCGCTGAGCGCCTGCCCGTCGTACACCAGTTCTTCGGCTCAACGACCACCTGGGCACAATTCGTTTCGCTCACGCGACTGCGGGTCAAGAACATCTTCTCTGAGTTTCTCTTCTGGGCCATCTCCGGGGTACTGCTCGTCTTTTGCCTGGTCAACGGCCACTTCGCCACCGTCTTCGATGACGACAAGCTATACCCCGTCACCTTCCTCATGCTCAATGCGATTCGAGGAAACGCCTTCATCTTCCTCATCATCGTAGCCACCATCTACGCCGGCGAATTGGTGTGGCGTGAACGCGATACGCGCTTTGCTGGCATTCAGGACGCGCTTCCCATGCGCGAGTCCACTGACTGGCTCTCAAAATTCGCCGCGCTGGCTGTCGTTGAATTTTCTCTGCTCACCCTCGTGATG
This Granulicella aggregans DNA region includes the following protein-coding sequences:
- a CDS encoding winged helix-turn-helix domain-containing protein, with protein sequence MQTLGFYQFDDFLIDPVRRQVCRAGVPVSVPQKAFQLLLFLLENPGRVLTKREIMDAVWPQAFVEETNLTQSIFLLRKALGELPGQNRYIVTVPGAGYQFAVLPVEVEQVPAPQTIPEGEPRLNGDENSGVPVGDANPLAPAIEPSVHVKVYPVSADMGHTGHSALRRWVLLGVPTLVLVCIASVWVWRARSKTGAKVEGTIVLAEFTNTTGDPAFDTALRQGLAAQLDQSPNLGLLSDSRIAQAMKLMAQPVDARLTSELARQVCQRTASDAVIDGSITRLGSQYVLGLRALQCKTGDLLAQDQETADSKEHVLHALGIAAGNLRRRLGESLESLEKYDAPPEGVTTGSLEALEAYGLGRQAQDRGDGPAAIAYFKQAISHDPEFAMAYGRLGVCDSSQEGVLATRKAYELRGRVSDRERLYLESHYEQYATGNLPAARKILETWAETYPHDGDPVANLLKLYLTTGEYERAFTMVQSLVKNSPATPVVNTSRLATTLLFLNRVEESKAVLLDAVARHNDSPVHHYYLYEIDFLQKDSAAMASEASYLRAQPGWSGNMLELESLSASSFGKFALARSLNEQSVQDFLREQDSEDAAGSLAEIALEEALAGNVQVARKKAKASLDLSRSSEVETLAGMAQALSGDRTAAAITSADINRRFPEDTLAQVAVSIIRACALLGDGKSPDGARRALEALAPTSPYSMSGNLSLVPVYVLGQAYLASGQSENASSAFQNILDHYGVTRNYITGPVARLGLARAEEQAGERAKARADYAVFLRLWRDADARLPMLRAAQTSANRIGP
- a CDS encoding ABC transporter ATP-binding protein yields the protein MALTITGLSKTYPNGVKALKNLSLTIGNNMFGLLGPNGAGKSSLMRTVATLQDPDTGTIFLDGLDVLKEKAAIRKVLGYLPQEFGVYPKMSALDMLHHLAIMKGITNKTERNQMVDALLNQTNLWAARKKALSTYSGGMKQRFGIAQALLANPKLIIVDEPTAGLDPAERNRFLNLLSSIGSNVTVILSTHIVEDVRELCPRMAIIASGEVLLEGSPAESLDALKGKIWSKVVSTDDELRALEASLSVISTHLVGGLHEVRIYADSSPGEGFIPVDSGLEDVYFLNLAKQAKN